TTCGAACTCGATAGCTATGTTAAAATCTCCTTTAACATTAGCCAATAACAATGGCCATTGGCTTAAACCTCCTATAACCATTCGTTAATTTTTCCTAGTTGGAGTACTAAAAACAAGGATGCAAACCGACCTACAATTTGCATCCTTATTCTCTATACATGCATGACTATGCATTGTATAGACTCTATTAAAATAATTTCCCTTTATTCTCCATTTGTAAGCGAGCAGCTAATTCTTTAAAATATGGTAATGACTCAGGGTTACTTACGGAATCTACATTGATGACTTTATCCATGTCTAATCCAAGCAACAACTTCCGAATTGGAACTTCCATCTTTTTACCATTCAACGTCTTTGGTATTTGCTCCACTTGATGGACCTCATCTGGTATGAATCTAGGGGAAACATTCATTCTTACTTGTTGTTTTATTTTTGCAACTAATTCCTGATCCAGTTTTGTGTCATCTTTTAACACAACAAACAGCATCAAACAAGACTGACGATCAAGTACTTCCATATCAATAGCTATGCTTTCCATCACTTCTTCAATTCCTTCGACAACTCGATAGATATCACTCGTTCCCGTTCGGACACCCGATCGGTTTATCGTAGAATCAGAGCGTCCATAAATGATACAGCTTCCCTTCTCATCAAATTTAATCCAATCACCATGTTTCCAAACCCCTGGATACGTATCAAAATAACTCTCAAAATATCGTTTGTTACCATGATCACCCCAGAAATATAATGGCATTGATGGCATCGGCTTAGTGATCACCATTTCTCCAACTTCATTTACTAATGCATTTCCCTGCTCATCAAATGCTTCGACATGCACGCCTAGACCGCGACCTTGGATCTCTCCTACAACGACTGGTTCTGTCCCCACCCCTCCAACAAAGGCTGCGAAAACATCCGTTCCTCCACTAATTGACGCTAGCCAGATGTCTTCCTTTACACTCTCATATACCCATTTAAACCCATCCTCTGATAAAGGGGCTCCAGTCGAATATAGTGCTTTTAATTTAGATAGATCATATTTTTCATTAGGTTTAATACCAAGCTTGAGCGAGTTGTGTATAAATGGTGCACTTGTACCAAAGAATGTCATCCCAATATCCTCTGCGAATTCCCAAAGTGTATCTGCACTTGGATATGTAGGATTTCCATCATATAGTACAATCGATGATCCAGCTACTAAACTAGAAACAAGCAGATTCCACATCACCCAGCCAGTCGTTGTAAACCAAAAAACTTTATCGTCTGAATAAAGGTCCTGTTGAATGATTGTTGATTTAAGTGCCTCTACCAACACTCCACCGTGTCCTTGAACAATTGGCTTTGGCATTCCAGTTGTTCCTGATGAATAAAGAATCCACAACGGGTGATCAAAAGGTACATGTTCAAACGTGAGTGGAACATTTTCTTTGCTGATCTGTTCCCAAGGGATTGTTTTGTCTCCCGTGCTAACTTGAGAGTTCTCATTCATATTTGGAACAACGATCGTATGTTGTAAACTATCAAGCTCTTCTTGGAGTTCATTGACTACTGAACGCTTATCATAAACTTTACCGTTATAATAGTATCCATCAATGGCAAACAAAACAACAGGCTCGATTTGCTTAAAGCGATCAACAACACTATTCGTCCCGAAATCTGGAGAACAGCTGGACCAAATAGCTCCAATACTTGCAGTTGCCAAAAAGGCAATGACAGTTTCAGGGATG
This genomic window from Desertibacillus haloalkaliphilus contains:
- a CDS encoding acetoacetate--CoA ligase, producing the protein MGGFSSREVIWTPSQQRIDNSTMTSYMNWLQETKGLTFSKYTDLWKWSVDELEEFWESIWDYCGVKAESNFQNVLSDRKMPGATWFEGARLNYAENIFTKYQEDKTAIYFRSEHIRSKELSWKELEEKVASVAHQLRQLGVKRGDRVAAYMPNIPETVIAFLATASIGAIWSSCSPDFGTNSVVDRFKQIEPVVLFAIDGYYYNGKVYDKRSVVNELQEELDSLQHTIVVPNMNENSQVSTGDKTIPWEQISKENVPLTFEHVPFDHPLWILYSSGTTGMPKPIVQGHGGVLVEALKSTIIQQDLYSDDKVFWFTTTGWVMWNLLVSSLVAGSSIVLYDGNPTYPSADTLWEFAEDIGMTFFGTSAPFIHNSLKLGIKPNEKYDLSKLKALYSTGAPLSEDGFKWVYESVKEDIWLASISGGTDVFAAFVGGVGTEPVVVGEIQGRGLGVHVEAFDEQGNALVNEVGEMVITKPMPSMPLYFWGDHGNKRYFESYFDTYPGVWKHGDWIKFDEKGSCIIYGRSDSTINRSGVRTGTSDIYRVVEGIEEVMESIAIDMEVLDRQSCLMLFVVLKDDTKLDQELVAKIKQQVRMNVSPRFIPDEVHQVEQIPKTLNGKKMEVPIRKLLLGLDMDKVINVDSVSNPESLPYFKELAARLQMENKGKLF